One Halococcus hamelinensis 100A6 genomic region harbors:
- a CDS encoding acyl-CoA thioester hydrolase/BAAT C-terminal domain-containing protein, translating into MNANSRRAGFRLSCRPSALSPVAPFQVVPSARVGTLYIPSTPGPHPGVIALHGSQAYVLHELSQLLATHGYATVALKYFDGPGLPYYLEDIPLEYFAKAIRWLTGKEQVQSTGIGLVGFSRGVEAALLAAVDYEGPATVIGYSGGGLIAPGVRGIPPREYLDKAAWTRNGTPIVQGNRVRRVFETVQEQVYQHRCNVESTPNSVRSKVPQRMLEDTLIPVEEIDGPVLLLTGSDDQQWPSPPVAALAIDRLQRRNHSSPYGLRTFCKSGHIFPYPYRDYTGEPTNDVNGGTPAANARAAATSWPLVARFLGLTSQNQV; encoded by the coding sequence GTGAACGCGAACAGCCGCCGCGCCGGGTTTCGCTTGAGCTGTCGGCCATCGGCGCTCTCACCCGTGGCGCCGTTCCAGGTCGTCCCGTCGGCGCGGGTTGGAACGTTGTATATACCCTCCACACCGGGGCCTCACCCAGGAGTGATAGCTCTCCACGGCTCACAAGCCTACGTTCTCCACGAACTGAGTCAACTATTGGCCACACACGGATACGCGACAGTTGCGCTGAAATACTTCGATGGACCTGGACTCCCATACTATCTCGAGGACATCCCGCTCGAATACTTCGCGAAGGCGATCCGATGGCTCACGGGGAAGGAACAAGTCCAGAGCACCGGCATCGGGCTTGTTGGCTTCTCGCGCGGAGTGGAAGCCGCTTTGCTTGCAGCAGTTGATTACGAGGGGCCTGCGACAGTTATTGGCTACTCAGGGGGCGGCCTCATTGCACCGGGAGTGCGGGGGATACCACCACGAGAATATCTCGACAAAGCTGCATGGACACGCAACGGGACGCCGATCGTGCAAGGTAACCGAGTTCGAAGGGTGTTCGAGACAGTCCAAGAGCAGGTGTATCAACACCGATGCAATGTTGAATCCACCCCCAATTCGGTTCGCTCGAAGGTTCCGCAACGAATGCTCGAAGATACCCTCATCCCAGTAGAAGAGATTGATGGGCCTGTCTTGTTGCTCACCGGGTCAGACGATCAGCAATGGCCGTCACCCCCGGTGGCGGCCCTTGCTATCGACCGACTACAACGTCGAAATCACTCGTCGCCGTACGGTCTTCGCACGTTTTGTAAATCCGGACATATCTTTCCATATCCCTATCGCGACTATACGGGAGAGCCAACAAACGATGTAAATGGTGGTACACCGGCCGCAAACGCGCGTGCGGCAGCCACTTCTTGGCCACTCGTAGCCCGGTTTTTAGGGCTCACATCTCAGAATCAAGTCTAG
- a CDS encoding nucleotidyltransferase domain-containing protein: protein MSGKAARKPLSADAHTDAAAAFGKRARSKHGTDIIDLYVFGSTVRGEAHGRSSDVDVLVVVEENDRRALEESLRDIALDVMLEYGPAIELHILSETAFERHQREQNPFIQNVLSEGQSYG from the coding sequence ATGAGCGGGAAGGCCGCACGTAAGCCACTATCTGCCGACGCCCATACGGACGCAGCGGCGGCCTTTGGCAAACGCGCACGGTCTAAACACGGCACCGACATAATCGATCTGTACGTATTTGGTTCAACTGTTCGTGGTGAAGCCCACGGACGATCGAGTGATGTTGATGTCCTAGTTGTCGTCGAGGAGAACGACCGGCGTGCTCTTGAGGAATCGCTTCGCGATATCGCCCTCGATGTGATGCTCGAATATGGCCCAGCAATCGAGTTACATATCCTCTCGGAGACCGCATTCGAGCGCCATCAACGGGAACAGAACCCCTTCATCCAGAACGTTCTCTCTGAGGGGCAGTCGTATGGTTGA
- a CDS encoding phosphotransferase family protein, with translation MSAGSSLDTDISNEIVAEMVQLLQPSWSVEAVTRAANGTDFVASVDVQTPDGPITTVLKATTADHVSSETALAEPCILEFIGRETSIPVPTVFGYGDDHDEYPTPFYLMSHVEGENYEGRIRDLPKTARMEIFREAGQNLAELHTLGPLPKSGRIGVVDGELAILDTDEFPSYESFHGRLLASYEDNLDSLASGGHFVDLADDKTRFADLVPPLRQYLQETIPELPTPESSTYSHEDYRYGNLLVEPTTGRTQAVLDWGIFSSAPPAYNLANTESLLLTPDVDSSERTNELRQTLRRSYAERRPEWSFDDATLKQMEVYRLTCRIDAMACLPLWHQDATPSERDERAAEHRDFVHQYL, from the coding sequence GTGAGTGCTGGCTCGTCACTCGATACAGACATTAGCAATGAGATCGTTGCCGAGATGGTTCAGTTGCTCCAGCCATCGTGGAGCGTAGAGGCTGTGACTCGGGCAGCCAACGGCACCGACTTCGTAGCCAGCGTCGATGTTCAAACGCCGGACGGACCCATAACCACGGTTCTCAAAGCAACAACGGCCGATCACGTTTCCTCGGAGACGGCCCTCGCAGAGCCATGTATTCTCGAATTTATCGGGAGAGAAACCTCGATACCAGTTCCGACTGTATTTGGCTACGGTGATGATCACGACGAGTATCCCACGCCGTTTTACCTGATGTCTCACGTTGAGGGAGAGAACTACGAGGGTCGGATTCGCGACCTCCCAAAAACTGCGCGCATGGAGATCTTTCGTGAGGCAGGCCAGAATCTCGCGGAGCTCCATACTCTTGGGCCGCTCCCTAAATCCGGCAGAATCGGTGTCGTCGACGGAGAGCTCGCTATACTGGATACTGACGAATTCCCATCGTACGAGTCGTTTCACGGACGCTTGCTGGCATCCTACGAAGACAATTTAGATAGTCTCGCAAGCGGAGGCCATTTTGTAGATCTCGCCGATGATAAAACCCGTTTTGCAGACCTTGTCCCGCCCCTCCGACAGTACCTTCAAGAGACGATTCCGGAACTTCCGACTCCTGAGTCCTCGACATACAGCCATGAAGACTATCGTTATGGGAATCTCCTCGTTGAACCAACAACAGGCCGAACACAGGCTGTCCTCGACTGGGGAATCTTTAGCTCAGCCCCTCCCGCCTACAACCTCGCGAACACAGAATCACTGCTGCTCACGCCTGACGTCGACTCGTCGGAGAGAACTAACGAGCTGCGTCAAACGCTTCGACGTAGTTACGCCGAAAGACGGCCAGAGTGGTCGTTTGATGATGCTACCCTCAAACAAATGGAGGTATACCGACTCACGTGTCGTATCGATGCTATGGCGTGCCTCCCTCTTTGGCACCAGGATGCTACGCCCTCTGAGCGCGACGAACGTGCGGCCGAACACCGAGACTTCGTCCATCAGTATCTCTGA
- a CDS encoding DUF547 domain-containing protein, whose translation MDDDSDFDLASSAPTELARGLLERVRRKERTEQFRQSLADLNEPSLSAVRTERQTALAFWLNVYNAAVQLLLDRRPALFESRWRFFRAPAVTVAGVELSLDDIELGILRGRKSKYGLGYLPRLGRTGLSAAYRLDADPRIHFALNCGAVSCPAVLAYTPETVDETLDNATETYLNGTVEYDADRDRVTLPRVCLWFVGDFGGRSGLRSFLREFGQIPTDATPSLRFHEYNWRKAPRKFADRRRQG comes from the coding sequence GTGGATGACGATAGCGACTTTGATCTGGCGTCGTCGGCGCCGACGGAGTTAGCCCGTGGGCTGCTCGAACGGGTCCGCCGCAAGGAGCGCACCGAACAGTTCCGTCAGTCGCTGGCCGATCTGAACGAGCCGTCGCTCTCGGCAGTGCGGACGGAGCGGCAGACGGCGCTGGCCTTCTGGTTGAACGTCTACAACGCGGCGGTCCAGCTCCTGCTCGATCGACGGCCCGCCCTGTTCGAGTCCCGGTGGCGATTCTTCCGGGCTCCGGCGGTCACGGTCGCCGGCGTCGAGTTGAGCCTAGACGACATCGAGCTCGGGATCCTTCGGGGGCGCAAGTCGAAGTATGGGCTGGGATATCTCCCTCGGCTCGGCCGGACGGGCCTGTCCGCGGCGTACCGCCTCGATGCCGACCCGCGGATCCACTTCGCGCTCAACTGTGGGGCGGTAAGCTGTCCGGCCGTACTCGCCTACACCCCCGAGACCGTCGACGAAACGCTGGACAACGCGACTGAGACCTATCTGAACGGGACCGTCGAGTACGACGCCGACCGAGACCGCGTGACGCTCCCGCGGGTCTGCCTGTGGTTCGTCGGCGACTTCGGTGGACGGTCCGGGCTCCGCTCGTTCCTCCGTGAGTTCGGGCAGATTCCGACCGACGCGACACCGTCGCTCCGCTTCCATGAGTACAACTGGCGTAAGGCGCCCCGAAAGTTCGCCGACCGTCGCCGGCAAGGTTGA
- a CDS encoding prenyltransferase, whose amino-acid sequence MTISSVRLRVVNRLPRLWALWAASRPSQVALVVLVYLLGAGMSTAGPPLVAGAATAATPADVTAPAFASRVLAGTVALLPVAVTIHYANEYADADTDALTERTPFSGGSGALARTGLTRLFLRGATVAALSLSAIVIAVVAGTSRVPPAAVGLLVAILLAGLAYSLSPVALVRRGAGEFVNTALGGVLLPVYGIAVVATPTGAAVLATVPFAAVVGCNLLATHWPDRRADERVGKRTLAVRWSPVGIRRAYVALAGIAGLTTAALWAGGVLPTTVAAAHLSAFPFLVWGRTTLTRQRSPLPSVLAMVVLALVVTVAWWNVGVGL is encoded by the coding sequence ATGACGATCTCGTCCGTCCGCTTACGAGTCGTCAACCGGCTGCCACGGCTGTGGGCACTGTGGGCGGCAAGTCGACCGAGTCAGGTCGCGCTGGTTGTCCTCGTCTACCTGCTCGGGGCCGGTATGTCGACCGCCGGACCACCGCTGGTCGCTGGGGCTGCGACCGCGGCGACACCAGCGGACGTGACCGCTCCAGCGTTCGCGTCGCGTGTCCTTGCCGGCACGGTCGCGTTGCTGCCGGTCGCGGTAACGATCCACTACGCGAACGAGTACGCGGACGCGGACACGGACGCGCTGACCGAACGCACACCGTTTTCGGGCGGAAGCGGGGCGCTCGCACGTACAGGACTGACGCGGTTGTTCCTCCGGGGGGCGACCGTCGCCGCTCTCTCGCTCTCAGCCATCGTGATCGCGGTCGTCGCCGGGACCAGTCGGGTGCCGCCTGCGGCGGTGGGCTTGCTCGTTGCAATATTGCTTGCCGGGCTGGCGTACTCGCTGTCGCCCGTGGCGCTGGTCAGGCGCGGTGCCGGGGAATTCGTCAATACGGCGCTGGGGGGTGTTCTGCTCCCGGTCTACGGGATCGCGGTCGTGGCGACGCCGACCGGTGCCGCCGTGCTCGCGACTGTCCCGTTTGCGGCGGTGGTCGGCTGCAACCTTCTGGCGACTCACTGGCCCGACCGTCGTGCAGACGAGCGGGTCGGCAAGCGGACGCTGGCCGTCCGATGGTCGCCCGTGGGGATCCGGCGGGCGTACGTCGCGCTTGCCGGAATCGCCGGGCTGACCACCGCGGCGCTGTGGGCCGGCGGCGTCCTCCCGACGACTGTCGCCGCGGCCCACCTCTCCGCGTTCCCCTTTCTCGTCTGGGGTCGAACCACGCTCACGCGACAGCGGAGCCCCCTCCCGTCGGTTCTGGCGATGGTCGTGCTCGCGCTCGTCGTCACGGTCGCCTGGTGGAACGTCGGAGTTGGCCTCTGA
- a CDS encoding Eco57I restriction-modification methylase domain-containing protein: protein MKEAEFVVEVRQRLADLYGSERIGVGHSLAGTRLRPDLVVYETTDQNNIFLVVEVKSGKESNERFRSGREELFEYIRESGSQYGAVITPALDYIFSFSPSDQEPTILPSFPGIQTNSSNRPLDSVVEVRFLLRLLLEDLGAHEQHSYESNLKSDVFLALLYQLTAERDSVQLDHSNNLENQLVQLEDPLKSHYTALEPVDIVPHDLETVRTTLSYFGSFELSKTSADVASGFFDELAGHTELGAEQLSRKVSRPMVDFAGVEPEDRVLDPASGFGVLCRELATRGASATGVEINETAVIIAAFLNELGQQDDAIESVCADFFEWSSQSQPDSDSSLALGSYSTDKTSHTHRVNSVSLFDRIVLNPPIGERVFADRVPEFHSSRNQIRIEEAFVARALSLLDDNGTLVALIPEYILAGDQSKGLRDHLLQQATIEAIITFGGAVFSDVSFRGAIIRIRNSRSPSHQAIATAEVSPEPEHDGPNDIATAIEVVDSGHADVIEIDPREVRTLLPSQIQGERDVVDELYRQYDAITKLGEVAIIESGTTREPEQADSGLPYLDTTRDIEIEDLSLRSPDDVSTIATPTDVLISVKGGGTVVRRIDRDVIPSSRWAVVKFDSDQRADLYQSFFESKLGNDILEANRTGSAIRYITISALHNLPVPDFSKGV from the coding sequence GTGAAAGAAGCTGAATTCGTTGTAGAGGTCAGACAAAGACTTGCTGACCTCTATGGTTCCGAACGCATCGGAGTGGGGCATTCACTCGCTGGTACAAGGCTCAGACCAGATTTAGTTGTCTATGAAACCACTGACCAGAATAATATATTTCTGGTTGTTGAGGTAAAATCTGGTAAGGAGAGTAATGAGCGGTTCCGAAGCGGACGAGAGGAGCTGTTTGAATACATCCGTGAGAGCGGGTCACAGTATGGAGCAGTGATAACACCAGCTCTTGACTACATTTTTAGCTTCAGTCCTTCTGATCAAGAACCGACAATTCTTCCTTCGTTCCCGGGAATCCAGACAAATAGCAGTAATCGGCCTCTTGACTCCGTTGTCGAAGTTAGATTCTTACTACGTCTATTGCTGGAAGACCTCGGAGCGCATGAGCAACACAGCTATGAGTCTAATTTGAAATCTGACGTTTTTCTGGCCCTCTTATACCAATTGACCGCCGAGAGAGACAGTGTTCAACTTGATCACTCTAACAACCTCGAGAATCAGTTGGTGCAACTTGAGGACCCTCTCAAGTCACATTATACCGCACTCGAGCCCGTCGACATAGTGCCACATGACTTAGAAACAGTTCGAACAACGCTCAGTTATTTCGGTAGTTTCGAGCTATCGAAGACATCTGCAGACGTAGCATCAGGATTTTTTGACGAACTTGCAGGTCACACGGAGCTCGGGGCTGAGCAGCTCTCGCGGAAAGTCTCTCGCCCTATGGTAGACTTTGCAGGAGTTGAACCAGAGGATCGAGTGCTTGACCCCGCTAGCGGTTTTGGAGTTCTATGCCGTGAGCTCGCTACTCGTGGGGCGAGTGCTACCGGTGTAGAAATCAACGAAACTGCTGTAATCATTGCGGCATTTCTTAACGAGCTCGGGCAACAAGATGACGCGATTGAGAGTGTCTGTGCTGACTTCTTTGAGTGGAGTTCGCAAAGTCAACCTGACTCAGACTCCAGTCTGGCTTTGGGATCGTACAGCACGGATAAGACATCGCATACCCATCGTGTCAACTCGGTCAGCCTATTCGACCGGATCGTCTTGAATCCCCCAATAGGTGAGCGAGTTTTTGCCGACCGTGTCCCTGAGTTTCACAGTTCAAGGAATCAAATTCGAATTGAGGAAGCGTTTGTGGCGCGTGCACTCTCTTTGCTAGATGACAATGGCACGCTGGTTGCCCTCATTCCAGAATACATTCTTGCGGGCGATCAATCGAAGGGGCTTCGGGATCATCTTCTTCAGCAAGCAACAATTGAGGCTATCATCACGTTTGGCGGTGCGGTGTTTTCTGATGTCAGCTTCCGGGGAGCTATCATTCGGATCCGCAACTCACGATCACCATCGCATCAAGCGATTGCAACAGCAGAGGTCTCTCCTGAGCCAGAGCACGACGGACCGAACGACATCGCCACTGCGATTGAGGTGGTTGATAGTGGACATGCGGACGTAATTGAAATTGACCCTAGAGAGGTCCGAACACTTCTCCCATCTCAGATACAGGGCGAGCGAGACGTTGTAGACGAACTCTATAGACAGTATGATGCTATCACAAAGTTAGGAGAGGTTGCGATAATTGAGTCAGGGACAACGAGGGAACCAGAACAAGCAGACTCCGGACTACCATACCTCGACACAACTCGTGACATTGAAATCGAAGATTTGTCTCTCCGTTCTCCCGATGACGTATCTACGATCGCAACTCCAACAGACGTTCTGATATCCGTTAAGGGTGGAGGCACGGTTGTCCGTCGAATCGATCGTGATGTCATCCCCTCCTCTCGGTGGGCTGTAGTCAAGTTTGACTCTGATCAGCGGGCGGACCTGTATCAGTCGTTCTTCGAATCAAAGTTAGGGAATGATATTTTGGAGGCAAATCGAACCGGGAGTGCGATAAGATACATCACGATAAGTGCATTACATAACCTTCCAGTACCGGATTTCTCAAAGGGGGTGTAA
- a CDS encoding UvrD-helicase domain-containing protein, with translation MIDATEGTYLVNAGTGTGKTFTVTRRYANILDQNGVEPDDLLLLTFTNHAADEIKDWTTVKNAARVISLIKYPSLKTAISTSAIGLTIASPRVDFRYQNSPTRRQRR, from the coding sequence CTGATCGACGCAACCGAGGGCACGTACCTCGTCAATGCGGGCACCGGCACGGGCAAGACGTTCACCGTCACCAGACGATACGCGAATATTCTTGATCAGAATGGCGTCGAACCTGACGATCTCCTCCTGTTGACCTTCACGAACCACGCTGCCGACGAGATCAAAGACTGGACAACCGTCAAGAATGCTGCTAGAGTTATTTCTCTTATAAAGTACCCCAGCTTGAAAACCGCCATCAGCACGAGCGCAATAGGACTAACTATTGCAAGTCCTAGAGTCGATTTCCGATATCAGAACAGTCCAACGCGCCGCCAACGGCGATAG
- a CDS encoding zinc ribbon-containing protein, which translates to MTYDVGEKPGVGTYCCTNCDWEVDLDDSTDTLPPCGNCGKGHDTEYVDC; encoded by the coding sequence ATGACGTACGATGTGGGTGAAAAACCCGGTGTCGGGACGTACTGTTGCACCAACTGTGATTGGGAGGTTGACCTGGACGATTCAACAGATACCCTCCCACCCTGTGGAAACTGCGGCAAAGGTCACGATACAGAGTACGTAGACTGCTAG
- a CDS encoding ABC transporter permease: protein MSSETTPSNNIVEDDLDDVLSQIERPSRPSPISASLALGWRALLKIKHVPFQLLDVTAFPLMFTLLFTFLFGGALAGSPQQYIQFLLPGILVQSIVFITVYTGVGLNTDIDKGLFDRFQSLPIWQPAPLVGALLGDVLRYSMAAVMVVGLGVVLGFRPRAGIIGVVLALALVLIFAFSVSWIWVLAGLLVDTPESVMTASFLVLFPLTFVSNIFVNPATMPSWLQTVVSVNPVTHLTDASRGLMHGNVALMDVTWVLIASALIVVVFAPLSLYMYRKER from the coding sequence ATGAGCAGCGAGACCACTCCCTCAAACAATATCGTCGAGGACGATCTCGACGATGTCCTCTCGCAAATCGAACGGCCGTCTCGTCCAAGCCCAATCTCCGCCTCACTTGCCCTTGGGTGGAGAGCACTCCTGAAAATCAAGCACGTGCCGTTTCAACTTCTTGATGTCACGGCATTCCCGCTGATGTTCACGTTGCTATTTACGTTCTTGTTCGGGGGCGCTCTCGCCGGATCACCACAGCAGTACATCCAGTTCCTGCTGCCGGGTATCCTCGTTCAATCCATCGTCTTCATTACCGTCTACACAGGCGTCGGGCTCAACACGGATATCGACAAGGGCCTGTTCGACCGCTTCCAGTCACTCCCAATCTGGCAGCCTGCGCCACTAGTCGGAGCACTCCTTGGCGACGTGCTTCGCTACTCGATGGCGGCAGTCATGGTCGTTGGACTCGGTGTCGTTCTGGGTTTCCGTCCCAGAGCCGGAATTATAGGAGTAGTCCTAGCGCTCGCACTCGTCCTCATCTTCGCATTCAGTGTCTCATGGATCTGGGTTCTCGCAGGGTTGCTCGTTGATACCCCAGAGTCCGTCATGACGGCGAGCTTTCTCGTGCTCTTCCCGCTGACATTCGTGAGCAATATCTTTGTCAACCCGGCAACTATGCCGTCGTGGCTCCAGACCGTGGTCAGTGTGAATCCCGTCACGCATCTCACCGACGCCTCTCGGGGTCTCATGCATGGGAATGTGGCCTTGATGGATGTGACATGGGTGCTCATCGCTTCTGCGTTAATCGTCGTCGTGTTCGCACCGCTCTCGCTCTATATGTATCGCAAAGAGCGGTAG
- a CDS encoding HEPN domain-containing protein: MVDDDRDAAVDREIQQAQQALDDAAKAQDAELSDAAVINRLYYAAFHSVQAVLYAREFDPSSHGGVLSLFGSEVIAVGDASRDDGRFFSQLSELRQQADYGYDELDENVGALYSRTQKLVTKMESLCTPAE; the protein is encoded by the coding sequence ATGGTTGATGACGACAGAGACGCTGCTGTCGACCGAGAAATTCAGCAAGCCCAGCAGGCACTCGACGATGCTGCCAAAGCTCAAGATGCTGAGCTCTCAGACGCGGCAGTGATAAACCGACTCTATTATGCCGCGTTTCACTCCGTTCAGGCCGTTCTCTATGCCCGTGAATTCGACCCCTCATCTCATGGAGGAGTTCTTTCACTCTTCGGCTCAGAGGTTATCGCCGTCGGTGACGCTTCTCGGGACGATGGTCGATTCTTCAGCCAACTCTCGGAACTTCGCCAACAAGCCGACTACGGGTACGATGAACTTGATGAGAACGTTGGCGCTCTCTACTCCCGAACACAGAAGCTCGTTACCAAGATGGAATCCCTCTGCACCCCCGCTGAGTAA
- a CDS encoding bifunctional metallophosphatase/5'-nucleotidase yields the protein MTGSLTILGYSDLEGIYDEPESIARLGSFLLSQRDDETLVVGAGDNTALGVAATVSHNKQGIELPTRSGRAIAAPFYRIIEPDIETFGNHDLDHGPTNGKALVRDLPTGWTCGNLHDDDGLFGAEEGVQSTRIFETGAGRVGVFGVTTTQIPEITPNASTLQATDPIDAAQKAAADLREQVDYVIGVSHCGRDDPEIAAAADADIVVGGHRHKQYAGKHDGTLLVRTGGTGIVEATTEGEYTFHDSIEIPPHQTLLNTYTRVREALGLDDSIAQVDEPIIRDRETLTAGESRLGNFVADAYRAATDADVGVMHASSLRSGAPLGGNVSAGDVISVSPFGNRLTTLSVSGAALREAFVVACPSATDDRWHLSVSGASIVWDDTTNTFQEIRINDEPLSEEREYTLAIQKYFVVANAMSTLTEGDVVSYHGLQYDNLVTHANNGGLAVGIEDRIIRRKE from the coding sequence ATGACTGGTTCGCTCACTATACTCGGGTATTCGGATCTCGAAGGGATTTACGACGAACCGGAATCAATTGCTCGACTTGGTAGCTTTCTTCTGTCGCAACGAGATGACGAGACACTCGTAGTTGGTGCTGGTGACAATACCGCTCTCGGGGTCGCAGCGACCGTTTCACACAACAAGCAGGGAATCGAACTGCCAACTCGTTCCGGACGTGCGATCGCTGCCCCGTTCTATCGGATCATTGAGCCGGACATCGAGACGTTCGGGAATCATGACCTCGACCACGGACCTACTAATGGGAAAGCCCTGGTTCGTGATCTCCCCACCGGCTGGACGTGTGGAAACCTCCATGATGATGACGGGTTGTTCGGGGCTGAGGAAGGTGTTCAGTCCACACGTATATTTGAGACGGGTGCAGGCCGTGTTGGTGTCTTTGGCGTGACAACCACCCAGATCCCGGAAATTACGCCGAACGCATCCACTCTCCAAGCCACTGACCCAATCGATGCCGCACAAAAGGCTGCCGCTGACCTTCGTGAACAGGTCGACTACGTGATCGGAGTTTCCCACTGTGGGCGTGATGACCCAGAGATAGCAGCCGCCGCTGATGCTGATATCGTGGTCGGAGGCCACCGCCACAAGCAGTATGCTGGAAAACACGACGGAACACTACTCGTTCGAACGGGAGGAACCGGTATTGTAGAAGCGACCACCGAGGGCGAATACACGTTCCATGACTCGATAGAGATACCACCTCATCAGACTCTACTCAATACCTACACTCGGGTTCGAGAAGCGCTCGGGCTCGACGATTCCATCGCTCAGGTCGACGAGCCAATTATCCGCGATAGAGAGACGCTTACGGCAGGTGAATCGAGACTCGGGAACTTCGTCGCTGATGCATATCGAGCAGCAACTGACGCTGATGTAGGCGTAATGCATGCCAGTTCCCTTCGGTCAGGTGCTCCGCTTGGGGGTAATGTCTCTGCTGGGGACGTGATTTCTGTGTCACCATTCGGTAACCGATTAACGACGCTTTCTGTATCTGGAGCTGCGTTGCGAGAAGCCTTCGTCGTTGCTTGTCCCTCAGCTACCGATGATCGATGGCATCTGTCCGTCTCTGGTGCATCAATCGTCTGGGATGATACGACGAACACATTCCAAGAGATCCGTATCAACGACGAACCACTCTCCGAGGAGCGCGAGTACACTCTAGCGATTCAGAAATACTTCGTCGTCGCTAATGCGATGTCAACACTGACGGAAGGAGATGTAGTATCTTATCACGGTTTGCAGTATGATAATCTCGTCACCCACGCAAATAATGGAGGACTCGCAGTCGGTATTGAAGATCGAATTATCCGGAGGAAGGAATGA
- a CDS encoding ATP-binding cassette domain-containing protein encodes MNESQSLQRTADIRGTLNSEDTASVEIESVNSSPSVTENGKLPFGRTDDSTFAIETNGLKKSFGETNAVDGVDLRIPRGSVYGLLGPNGAGKTTIIRILTTLLRPTTGTATILGYDVVEDAAEVRAKVSLTGQYASVDEDLTGRENLVLVGRLLGFSWRAAKERADELLAAFGLEEAATRQVRTYSGGMRRRLDVAASLVVTPEVLFLDEPTTGLDPRSRNQVWVIIRAIAAEGTTVLLTTQYLDEADRLADRLAVIDNGHVIAEGTSRELKAAVGASTLTVQLQDPERREEAEAILRDHFGEAVYHGSDRDTLSASVPHDEEPVAVLTALSDAGVSVAEFSLGQASLDEVFLALTGQPAEDTTEEVAT; translated from the coding sequence ATGAACGAATCCCAATCGCTGCAACGGACTGCCGATATTAGAGGAACCTTGAACTCAGAAGACACGGCTTCGGTGGAGATAGAGTCTGTCAATTCATCGCCATCGGTGACTGAGAATGGCAAGTTACCTTTCGGAAGGACCGACGACTCGACTTTCGCCATCGAGACCAATGGTCTCAAAAAGTCATTCGGAGAAACGAACGCCGTGGACGGCGTCGATCTTCGGATACCTCGGGGTTCAGTGTATGGGCTTTTGGGCCCCAATGGTGCTGGCAAGACCACGATAATCCGAATACTCACCACGCTGCTCCGCCCAACCACCGGTACGGCGACTATCCTTGGATACGACGTCGTCGAGGACGCAGCCGAAGTCCGTGCAAAAGTGAGTCTCACAGGTCAGTATGCATCAGTTGATGAGGACCTCACTGGACGAGAGAATCTCGTCCTCGTGGGACGTCTACTCGGGTTTTCCTGGCGCGCTGCAAAGGAGCGTGCCGACGAACTACTCGCTGCCTTCGGTCTTGAGGAGGCTGCTACGCGCCAAGTACGAACATACTCCGGTGGTATGCGGCGTCGACTCGATGTCGCCGCGAGCCTAGTTGTTACGCCCGAGGTACTCTTTTTAGACGAGCCAACAACGGGACTTGACCCCCGAAGTCGAAACCAAGTCTGGGTCATCATTCGAGCTATCGCCGCCGAGGGAACCACTGTTCTTCTCACCACGCAGTACCTTGATGAGGCAGATCGTCTCGCTGACCGACTCGCCGTCATCGACAACGGCCATGTCATTGCAGAGGGGACAAGCCGCGAACTGAAGGCCGCCGTAGGTGCGAGTACTCTCACTGTTCAGCTTCAGGACCCGGAACGTCGAGAAGAGGCTGAAGCCATCCTACGGGACCACTTCGGAGAGGCTGTCTACCATGGATCTGACCGAGATACCCTTTCGGCGAGCGTTCCACACGATGAGGAGCCAGTAGCGGTGCTGACAGCACTCTCGGATGCTGGTGTGAGCGTCGCCGAATTTTCGCTTGGGCAGGCGAGCCTTGATGAGGTTTTCCTCGCACTCACCGGTCAACCCGCCGAGGATACAACTGAAGAGGTGGCCACATGA